Below is a window of Corvus cornix cornix isolate S_Up_H32 chromosome 10, ASM73873v5, whole genome shotgun sequence DNA.
GtgtagcatttatttttcaaatgactGAATCTGAAAACATCTTAACTTCATTTCTAATCTGTATCCTTTAATTCCACTTatgcaacagcaaaaaaattaagtttcatATCTTTTATCTGCTTCTAATCAACTGACCCATCTTCTTCAGGAATATATCAAATAAATACTGCATAAGTAAGGTATGAAAAACAAGGGATGGCCTGAACACAGGAATTCGTTACGTAAAAGATTGTGCAACCTGGcttcaaaaaaacctgaatgtCATGTTGAAGTTTTGTAAGAAAGACAGTACTGATCTTTGGATCAGTCAATAGATTTTTCCCTAAGATATTTTTTACCCatgtatgttttaaaacaaatttaaaagcagacgaaaaccaaataatttttaaacccCTCAAACTTAAGCTTCTTCAAATCTGTATAAAAATTGAATGTTTTGACATCGCTGAAGCTTTTGTCTGTTTTCCCACAAAGTTAATTATTAGCAAAATCAACATTGACAAAGCATTTGATTTAAGCAGAGCTGTACTTGCACTGAAGTAATTCCAAGAAAATTTCCTTCATCAGCTCAATTAGCATATGCAATACAGAGTTCATGGTATAGTTATACATGCAGCCCTAATTTGGGTACTTCCTAATTTTAGCTGCTCAGCTTTGACTTTGCAGATTTCACTTCTTCTTCTGATGTTATGCAATACCTGCATAAAGAGATGCATATCTAGTCAAATTTATCAGCATAAACGACAGTCACATAAAACACTTCTATATCAATGAAACTGATTGCACTGCTACAGCAGCAGAACTACCAAAATGAGTGAATAGAAGTGTAAAattgacagggaaaaaaaatgtggaaacaaGCGTTAGACCTCACATAGGAGATGCCTTTTAAATCCTCTGTTCTTTCCACACCCGGTtgttgcagattttttttttcaaatgttctcAATACATTTCTTGTCTTTGTCTTTCAGCACAGATACCAAAACTTCTCATTACTGTGAAGTAGAGAGGCACTGAGTTCCAAATTTTGCTATGCTGTATAGTGGGATAAAACTAAATACCAGCTCTAAGCCACTCCAATCCACAGAGCTGCCATAGCCCCTCTTTTCATTATTGGAAAGAATCTACACATATTTATTcaatattcttttctttgccttggCCAGGTGATGTCAACAGCTGTTCTTCTTCTGGCTATATTTGCTATTTTTGACACCAAAAATAACAGCGTACCCAAGGGCCTGGAGCCAATTGCAGTAGGACTTCTTATAATTGTTCTTACTTGCTCCTTGGGAATGAACAGTGGCTGTGCCATGAACCCAGCCAGGGACCTTGGCCCAAGGCTCTTCACAGCTGTGGCAGGATGGGGGATGGAAGTATTCACGTAAGTATGCCTGGAGATGAAGTCAAATGCTCCTAGCTAAAATTTTTTCTAGTAAAGTAAGATCCTGATTCAACATGGTACCAAGTCATACTTTATATACATGCAGGTAATTCTTTGCATACCAGAAGCAGCTATTCATGCACTTTAAGCCAGATATCCTCTAGGAACTGGGCTTTAAAAAGGATTTCCTGCTCCTAGGGCAAATCAAACATGCATAATCTCTAATATCAATCATTGTTTCAAGCAGACCTTTCCCAAAATATTAGAGATTCTTAGAGGTCACTGAAAATATGAGTGCTCTCTTCTTGTGTCCTGcagctttcaggaaaaaaaaaattaaatcaggaGAGAATTAGGTGGAAATATTTATTGGGTGCTGtaaaaaacaaagacatgtcAGATTGATTTAGCCTATTATTACTTCTGAGTTATTGCAGAAATATACAACAATCTAAAAGCTTGACTTCCTGGCTGGGAGTGAAGGAGTGAATGAAAAAGCTCCCTTCATTTTCCCACATTTCAGAGCCCTCTCAAATCTctgtgtgcacatgcacacactctTGGCTGGCCCAATGCACAGTTAATTAGTTGCACATCAAATCCACAGCTTACACGTATCTGTGGTAAGAGGCACTCTGGGATATCTAAGGAAGAGTAAGATGTCATTGGGAAGCAGatcttttggtttatttttgtattgtttgttttcccagttaTTTACAAGTAGGAATCCCCAGTAGTACTACAGGCCACTGGAGAGCTCTGGTTAAGACAGATTTTTAGATACTTCAAGAAGCACAAATAATCTCTATTTATTCAGTATGATTTCTATTTACACAAATCATGTACCTTATTTGAGGAAAGCAGTAGCAAAGCTTTTCtcatacaaaaaaaagccaggcaTGACATAGCTGAAACAggcacacagccacagcacaggcCAGAGCCAAGGCTGAATGTAATCCAGCTCTAGTGAGCCACTGGTGGGAGGTCAGGTCACTGGTCTGGTTACCTCCAAACTTTTCCTCCCCAGTAGCTCTTACCACTGCACCATGGGACtgcacttttttaaaaagcaaggacAGACAGAGTGACATCCCACACTCAAGATTCTCCTCTCTCATACATTTGTAATTGCAAGTAGTTGTTGACTGTGGTATTAGCCATGGTATATCTAATTGGTAATTATGAAGTAGGCTATTACATTACTGAAAGAGTTTGGAAGCCTGATTGTACTGTGATCTAGTCACAGAATACCTGTGAAATCCCCTTCTGTCCAAAAGTATGGTCGTActcatttacattaaaaaaacttcaagaaaacTCTACAACTATACCAATATGGATTCTTTCCTAGTGTAGTTTAAGGATTTAtataaaagagggaaaaagaccTTGctatgaaatataaaaatgtgaacATAAAAAATAAGATACAAGATCTCTGATCCTTGCCAGAATAAACTCACAACAATGTGAAAAATTGAGGAAGAAGtcttcctccctgccttcagTTAAAAGGGTACAGCTATAACCAAGTTCAAGGAAATAATACAACAGGAATATGTTCTTCTTTATTTACTGTACACATCCAGGTGAGATTTAGGAAGAACTTGAGCCTTGTTAGCTGGTAGGTGAGACTTAAAAAAAACTTGAGCCTAGGTAGCTGGAAGAGCCATGGGAAAAGCCTGAATGATTGTAGTTAGGATCCTAAATTGCCTGAtgctctgctgtgcttgagCAACTTAAAGTGGTGCAGCAACAGTTGACAGATAAACCTTGGATATCTTCATAAAGGAATTCACAACTTCGAGACAGGTGCTTAAGCTCTCTAGTAAAGGCATATCCAGGAACTGGGACCTGAGCACAAAACCTGTGCAGTGACACGAGGGGAGTGCTGCACAAACCAAGCAGTAGGAAAGACTGGGGAGTCACTGAACGTTCTTTGGTGGGAGGATGGAAGCATCTCCCAAGGAACTGAGTCACTCCCTGTCCATGTCAGTGAGTCTTCAAATGTTGTCTACAGAACAGCCAGGGACCACCGGGAAAGCCTCACTGTGGAATAGATACACAATAGCAAGACCTTCTACCCTGTTCCTAAGCAAATGCTCTAAACGTTGAGATAATTCGATCACAGCAGAGAAGTGCCCTCTGCCCTTCTTTGTGCTTGCAGGTCCAGtaaatgctggttttgtcaTGTTCTCAGGCAAGGAACTACAAGTAGACTGGAGTGAAGCCCTTCCGCTGGGAATTGTCCAGAGGATAGGAATGCATTTGAGCAGGGCTTTTCTAAATGTTGCTGTTACTACATTTTGCACAAAGGCACCTGAAGGGGCATGCTCCCCAAAACCTAGCCAGAAGACAAGCTGTGGTGTGGTTTCCCTAGCCCATGcaaatggtttgttttggttaaAGGCTCCCATCAGAAACCCAGGAGTCTTTCTTAAGAACATGCTTAATATTCTGATAAGCTTAAGAAAAGTTTGGGGAGCAAAGTTTTGTCTGTAGTGAGAAAACAACCGGAGCGTTGAGTCCAAGCACCAGACGGGATTTTGCCAGCAAAACCGAGCATGGAACAGCaataagagagagagagagagagataaggCTCTTCAGAGCAGTAGTCTGTGCCAGCATTTGAAGGTAGCCCCGGAACACCTCACCCCGGTCCGTCACGGGCCCTCTCGCCCCTCGGAGCGGAGCGAGCGGCAGCGGAGCGGGCTCAGCGCGGTAACGCTGACACCTCGTGGCCGCCGGTTCCGGGGACGAGTCGGCAGCGCTAAACTAAACTGCACTTCGGGAAAGGTCAGGAGACGCATCTCTTGTCAACACAGGGGTTCGGATGGCAAACCGGCCTCAGAAGTAGTTAGCATTCTTCCTGgagtgcagccctgcagcccgGATTACCTCACGAAGAGCGGTATCTCCCTTTCCCGCAGCAGCTGGCTACTGAAAGGTGTATCTCAAGTTTAAATGGGTCGAAGTTCCCAGTCCATGTACCTTAGACACCGTTTCCTGGGAATTTCCGCAGCTAGGCACAGTTCTGCTCGCCAGGCCCGTGCGCTGCCTCCTCCCCGCACAAGCGGCGCCCGCCCAGCGCCCAGAGTACCTGGTGATGGCAGAGGCGGGgctggctgctgtccccagctggcagcaaagCTGGGCGCTGGGTTACAGCCAGGGCTAAGGGCGCTAAGGGTCCTTTGGAGATCTGTGCTTGTCACAGACAGTTCTTGCTCCTGTGCCAATGACAGAGCACTGAGTGTCATGGAAACTCCTAACTCGGCTGTGTCCTgacctcactgcagttttgGCAGCACCCTCTACAAAGGGTTTACAGCCAGCACCTCAGCACAGGGTATCCAAAGCAcagctgacagcagctgctgcaactACAGGCCATGATTTGGAGAAGGTCATGCAGGAGCTGACAGGGCACATGCCAGTTCCTGGAACAAGCTGAGAGAAACCCACGAAGAAAACCTTCATTACACACCCAGGTATACACACATCACACAGAAGAATACGTGCAAGTACTTGATACAGCTCTTGTTCTGCTGATTCATGCAATAAAACCTTCGTCCATGCGTGTTCCAGAAATTCAAGTGCTCAACAGCCATCCATGATTCAACAACAAACAGATTTATAAACTCAGTAAAACAGTATCAGGAGTGATTTTATATCCTCAGggcaaaatataaataattccaAAGGTAAAACATACATATCCAAGGCATTTCTGAACAATCAGTAGGAGTATCATCAACAGGGCACCAATATTTTCCCAGTTCTATTCTTGCATCATGACAAACACAAGTTCACTTCTGCATAAATCTATGCAACTGAGTGCTGAATAATTTTCCTTACACTTTTAAAATTCCCCTGCAGCTTCCTCTAAAGTTCCTCTCATAGATTAATTTGTCCCTTTGTatttttgggaggaaaaaaaaaaaaaaaaatccccattttcAATTTGCAGGAAATTGAGGTAGCTGGATTTTCACTGGAGACTCACATATTCAATTAATACAGCATGTTATCAAATCAAAACACCTTAATGCATCAGTACAGTTAAGAGACTCTGTGCTCTGAAATGGATACTCAGTTATTTACTGTCTGAATGTAGACCTCCAGGAAAAGGAGAGCAATTCTACCAGCCTATTTTTCCTGCATAAAGAGGttgttatttattgttttatacAGTTCAGTGGTGGACTTCTTACTTTAAATATGCCTGTAAATCtatgtatttaaatttaaatcccAGTAATTGTGCAAATGTAAACATTTCAGTAGAGTCAGCATGCTGGACTTTCCTagtaaatacaaaaattctAAGATTAAGTTTTAGGTGTATAAAACTTCTAATTTATTTGCCTCTTGCTGAAAGCCACcacattttaaacacagagaTAAGATACTATATAATGAAATTTGAATATTGACCACTCTAGTCAAGGATAATCAACTTTACTGTCACTGTGTTTTATCACATTGCTTAAGGTAAATCTACTCAAAATccagtttaatttattacatttGTCACGAGGAAGATGGTATATACTATTGCAGGTGTGAACTTGCAAATTTCCATGCAGATGAAATAATCCACTTTTGTAACATCCTGGAAGTCTATTCACAAGCCTCTGGGGACAGCGCAAGTCAGGATTGCTGGGCAATAAATATCTCCCTGTTCATTTCACTGTAAGTCAATGAAACCTGCTTTTCACAAGGGAGAAATCATCCTCTGTCCCCAAATAGATATGCAGTAAAAAGgccttattttttaaaatgcaagtacAGCACCCAGACCAACATGCCTGGTGCTTGTTATTTAGCATTTCAATCAGAACCAGCCTGGGTAGGGCAGACACGGGTGTCACCCATTTACGGAAATGAGAGACAAAATAGAAAGGTCTACACTACAGCAAGTGCCACACCACTGTATGTGTTCACTAGAATGACAAACAACACTAATTCTTGTTCTTTTTGTCTTACAGAGCTGGTAATAATTGGTGGTGGGTTCCTATAGTTGCACCTCTGCTGGGAGGTGTACTTGGAGCCATGATCTATgtcatttttattgaaattcaTCACTCGGATCCTCagtcaggagaagaaaatgaagcacaTGCAAAATATGAATTGACCAATATGGCGTAAGAAGTGAAGAactttctcttcattttgttGTGCAGTTTTTATGCAAATGGTTGTTTGGACCACTGTATGAAACCCATATGCCTCAATTACAAGTTCAcctttcaaagcagaaattctgTATAGAAGTTCAAAATTGAAGTCTTTCCAGGAAACATTGGGCTGATCACATTCAAAATTGTTATCTTGAGTATGAGAAGGCtaaattgttattttcataTAGCTTTTGGATCGAGTTATCTCCTAGATGCAATTGTAGTGAGATGATGCACTGACCTGTTAATTCAAGTCATATGATATTAATCATGTTGCCTAATTAACTGAAAACAGTTGAGATATTGATACAAAAGTGCATGCATAGCTAGTTAATGGGTTCGGTGCTGAATTAACATGCAAGAACATTACTCCCTTGTCAAGAATGTCTTGtctaaacatttaaaacaatacCCAAATTGGCTAAATGCCAATTGaaacagtttaaaatcattCACTAAATTTTATGGAGCCACTATTGAACAGCAAGAAATCAACTCCTCAGTGATTAGGTTTAGTAACTCAGAATATGATCACAAAAGCTAAAAACTGTTTGTTGTAAGATCAGCACCAGATGACAACTTCTACACAGGGTCTTCATAGCATTAATGTTTAGTTATTTTTAGACTATTTACTTGACCTTTATGCTACCCAGTATTAAAAGCCTTATGTAGAATACTAATCTGAATCTCTTCCGCTGTGCTTTCTGGATACAATTCATTCCTGTGGAGATGGCCCAGCAAGAGGCTTATGCTGTGCAGAGGCCAGCACAAAGCCTATGTCTGTGTAAGCTTTAAGgtgtcctgctgcttctgatTTGCATAGGTGGATTTCATCTGCATTGTGGGAGCAATTTTTAGTTCGGtagaaggaattaaaattagAAACTGGTTTCAGACCTAGTCCTAGATCTGAATTCCCCAAGGAAGGCCAGATCAGAGTTCTGATGTGTGGGTTCTCTCTCGCTAAAGAGAAGAGGTTGGACATATACCACTTCCTAAATATCCagccttgaaaataaaattatttctgcttagTCATTGTGAATTGAATGTATTCAGTTAAATCAAAGTTTATTTCTCTTATGTATACATCTATCCATGGTTGGTGGTGGTGATCATGAATAAACAGACATCCAATTCAGCAATGCTCCTGAGCTACTTTCATGGATGGCTAAACTTCAGAGTACCAGTTCTTCCCTTTGGATTCCTATAACTCTGCTCTCTCAAATTCCACACTACATTCCTGATTTAACTCCTGAAGTGAGGAATGCTTTCTGTTGCCACTAATAACCTGTGCGTTTCCAGGTGATATCTACAAAAGAGGTTTACAAAATACCATGGTCAGAACCGGCCTCAGCATTTGGGCAGATCAGGCCTTTGTCACTGTTTGTTTTGATCACGCTCCCTGGGATGCCGTGCCAAATTCATGCAGCAAAGGGACAGAAATAGCAGGTCAAGAAAAGCTTTGCTTGCTGCAGCTCAAATTCAGATATTGCAGTATACTTGAGGGAGTATAATTCCAACTTTAATtatgttttgaagaaaacttACATAACTGTAATGAACTCAGGCTGCCCAGAGACATGTCAGCCCTGTGCAAAATGCTCATTTGATTCACTGTGTCTCTGCCGTGGGTTAAATTCTGCTATATTCATGCACATTTGACTGCATCCTTATATCACTGGCTTGAGAGTCTCAGGAACAAGAAGGGAGAGCTTATAAAAACAGTTCTCAATCTGAGCAGAGAAGAATCAAGAGTAAAATGTGAATTAGTCCTAATTTTAGATCTTTTGTTGGCAGCAGAGACAAGCTAGATCATCTGTCCTGCATATTGATAAGCTGCACTACATAAACCAAGATGGGATGTAAATGCAATTGCAGACTGACCCTTCGTTTGCCCCCAACCCTTTCAGGGAGCGCTGTCTCTCACCCCTTGCCTGTTCCTTGGGCGGGAGCGCTCCCAGGTGGCTGCCAACCTTCTATGTCTGGAGAGCGATTACAGACGTAGAAACAGTCTGAGGGCTGCCCTCAGGTCTGAAAGGCACTTACTCTTCCACTGATTCCAACATGTAATATGAAATATCTgtgcaaaaaataaacagctaaTTAACCGGATGTAACCAATCTTATCCAAAATGGTAGGGGCAAATTATCACTTGTGTTAGAATTTTGCATAGTCAGTAGACTCCATATGCATCACAATGTTGTTTCCTTTAATCCACCAtggaaaacacatggaaaaggaGATTACAGGTCAGGAATGAAAAAAGGACAGTTTATTTATACAAGCTACTCAGGGACCAACCCATACTCGCTGTGTGCCTGTGCATTGGCCAAGGTACATAAAGTTGTTCATTTTCTCAAAATCCTTTTGATCACAACATGTTCTGCCTGTACATCAACATGAAATCTTGTTTCTCCTACTTATGCCATTCCTATGCACAGAATTTCTGTATGAGTGACATTGACTTGTCTGAAGTTATTAACACGCACATCTTAAGCAGCGACACACTAGTGTGATAGCATAATAGTATCTTAAATATGCTCTCAACTTGTTGTCAATTCTGTGTTTGCcttaagaatttatttttaaactttaattcATCATTCAATGTTTTTGTAAATTCTTTGGAGACACATGGTATTAATACCACAATTCACCCTGGAGTCACAAAAGCCAGAATTTCATTCAGTAACAAGATGTTATAGGCCTATCTTGGatctgaaaatttaaatttcaaggAATGAATTCCTGCTTTTGGGACAAACCTCAGCTGAATCTTTACTACAAAACCATGACCAGCATCTCCATAATGTAATGGGAACAATAACAATCACCTCATTCCATAAACTTATACAGACATTATCTGttttatagaaaacaaaaaagtattttgactTTGCATGAACTATGCAATTTTCTAATACCAACTGATATTCAGTGGTCACACTTATGTTAAACTAATATAATAGAGTTGGAAACAAGTTTTTCTTGCTGAAAGATGTTTTGGTTAATGAGTTAATAGTAATCAGCCTTGATGATTTTAATGctgaaaggaattaatttcagGGCATTGCTCAACTTTCATTTGGGGTTTGTTCTTTTTGGGAGCAATGTGTTTGTTCTTCAGAGCTAAACTTAGTACTGGAGTAATTTGGAAAGCTGCAAATAGCACTGAGTTAAAGGTTGGCTACTGCATGTTGTTTCATTGAAGTCAGTGAAATTATTCACAATGGGTGGCAATACAGGCAAGGATAAGTGATCAGAGAATGGTGGACATTTTACTTTCTTGGAGTTTTGTTTGTGGATCTGGATGTTCAAATATTTTggttcaaaataaa
It encodes the following:
- the AQP9 gene encoding aquaporin-9 isoform X3, which codes for MHGGPMTVSVGFAMAVTIAVYVSGGVSGGHINPAVSLAMCVTGRLKWTKLPIYILAQLLGAFVGAAAVFGIYYNAFMEYSDGKLEVTGPNATAQIFATYPAPYLSLINGFADQVMSTAVLLLAIFAIFDTKNNSVPKGLEPIAVGLLIIVLTCSLGMNSGCAMNPARDLGPRLFTAVAGWGMEVFTAGNNWWWVPIVAPLLGGVLGAMIYVIFIEIHHSDPQSGEENEAHAKYELTNMA